The Streptomyces sp. RKAG293 genome includes a region encoding these proteins:
- a CDS encoding MogA/MoaB family molybdenum cofactor biosynthesis protein — translation MRALAVTASNRAAAGVYEDRGGPLIVAALRALGFETDGPRVVPDGEPVGQALRDAVAASYDVVVTTGGTGISPTDRTPEVTRDVLDYEIPGIAEAIRAAGREKVPTAVLSRGIAGVAGGTLVVNLPGSTGGVKDGLDVLAPLLVHAVDQIRGGDHPQSGPTGQKRGAS, via the coding sequence ATGAGGGCGCTGGCGGTCACCGCGTCGAACCGCGCCGCCGCGGGCGTCTACGAGGACCGCGGCGGACCGCTGATCGTCGCGGCGCTGCGGGCCCTCGGCTTCGAGACCGACGGCCCGCGGGTGGTCCCGGACGGGGAGCCCGTCGGCCAGGCCCTGCGCGACGCCGTGGCGGCCTCCTACGACGTGGTCGTGACCACCGGTGGGACCGGGATCTCGCCCACCGACCGCACGCCCGAGGTCACCCGCGACGTGCTGGACTACGAGATCCCCGGCATCGCCGAGGCGATCCGGGCCGCCGGCCGGGAGAAGGTGCCCACCGCGGTGCTCTCCCGCGGCATCGCGGGCGTCGCCGGCGGCACCCTGGTGGTGAACCTTCCGGGCTCGACCGGTGGCGTCAAGGACGGCCTGGACGTGCTCGCCCCGCTCCTCGTCCACGCCGTCGACCAGATCCGCGGCGGCGACCACCCGCAATCCGGGCCCACCGGCCAGAAAAGAGGGGCGAGCTGA
- the moaC gene encoding cyclic pyranopterin monophosphate synthase MoaC, which translates to MSSAQEHLTHIDEAGAARMVDVSGKDVTARTARATGRVLVAPRVIELLRGEGVPKGDALATARIAGIMGAKRTPDLIPLCHPLALSGVTLDLAVTDEAVEIAATVRTTDRTGVEMEALTAVTVAALTVIDMVKAVDKAAVITDVRVETKTGGKSGDWQRP; encoded by the coding sequence ATGAGCAGCGCGCAAGAGCACCTCACCCACATCGACGAGGCCGGTGCGGCCCGGATGGTGGACGTCTCCGGCAAGGACGTCACCGCCCGTACGGCCCGTGCCACCGGCCGGGTACTCGTCGCCCCGCGCGTGATCGAGCTGCTGCGCGGTGAGGGCGTTCCCAAGGGCGACGCCCTCGCCACCGCGCGCATCGCGGGCATCATGGGCGCCAAGCGGACGCCGGACCTGATCCCGCTCTGCCATCCGCTCGCGCTGTCCGGGGTGACGCTCGACCTCGCCGTCACCGACGAGGCCGTGGAGATCGCCGCGACCGTGCGGACCACCGACCGCACCGGGGTCGAGATGGAGGCGCTGACCGCCGTCACCGTCGCGGCCCTGACCGTCATCGACATGGTCAAGGCCGTGGACAAGGCCGCCGTCATCACCGACGTCCGGGTCGAGACGAAGACCGGCGGCAAGTCCGGCGACTGGCAGCGGCCATGA